A region of the Perognathus longimembris pacificus isolate PPM17 chromosome 7, ASM2315922v1, whole genome shotgun sequence genome:
tagacatttttttttatctctcctaccccaaaattttaatttattctatCACATTTCCTTCATATAACTTTTTTTTGGATGTCctcattctaaaaaaaaaaaaaaaaaaaaagaagtcaactcCAGTAAGAAATGGCTTTGttagatttatttattgatgTGTTTCAAGTAGCTAGGTCATTTCCTGGTCTGCAGAAaacattcaataaacatttattaccctcagggaaaaaaaagaaatgatacttgAGCTGATACCTAAATGATGACTGGGAATTGGCTGGGCTATAAGGGACCTCAGGGGAGAAAATATCTGGGACAAAGTTGAAAGCAAAAGGCCTGAAAAAGGTTTGACTGGAGCTCAAATGTGACCCTATTAATTTAGTGAGAGATACAGGGGTCCTGTAAAGCCTTTACAGAGCCTGCTCTGTCCCAAGCCCTGGGCAGAGATGTCAAAGAATttaaatgaggagaaaaaaataaattactggCTTTTGCAATGTTTAGGGCAGAAGGAAAGGTGGCCTGAACCTGGGGGATGTTAGTGAGAtgggagaaagagaaatattCTAGAGGGAGACCTAGCCCAATGTGGGGATGAGGAAGGAGGGATGAAGAATCACACTGAGAACTGTGGTATGGAGAGCAGTAACAATGCTAGTTCAGAACTGGGAAGAAGCCAGCGAGTCAGTTGATAGAGGGAAGACTGCTAATCTCGAGCCTCAAGGGCGCCATCTTGAGGCAAGTGTCCAGGAAGCAGGTGCAGTCACAGGAGCTGGAGGTTGGGATTTTAGGGGTTATCTAATTTTAGGGTTCAGATAGTGACTGAAATCATGGTAGTATATGGGAATGGAGAGGAGCATGTGTACAGCAGAAGAGGATGCAGTGCAGAAAAGTTCTGAGGGAGTACCAAGTTTTCAGGTCTGGGGAGAGGAAACACTGGTTCCAGTCCTACTCACCAGCACAGAGTCCACGGCTGGGAAGTCCTTGCTCCAGCTCACCTCCTCACCAGACAGCTGTTTCCACACAAACCCAGGCAGAGCCAGAACCTGGATGACAAACAGTACTGCCTTTTTACTCCGAGATGCCAAGTTTACTGGACCCTTACTTTCAGGGGCCAGGGCTAATCCAAGAGGGATGAGGGTCAGGTTACTTACCAGGAACTCCTTGCCCCGAAGGGCTGCCCCCATTAACTGTCCAATCCATTCGTACTTGGCGAAATCTCGGCAGGAGGGATTGGGTACATACATATCCCGGGCCTCACCAGTGCCATTGCCCTGCCCCAGAGACAGAATGTCAGCACAGTATTGGATAGACCCTACTTTCTTACCCAAAGTATACAaaaaactacccccccccccccgcccaaatcTTCCTGGGCAGGGGAAGGTTCCTCTTCTCCCTGTCTGCCTGAGTTGTCCCTGGCATCTTATAAcctcctctgctccttctctaGCTCAATCTGGCACCTGGAAGAtttgcagagacagacagaatagCAGAAATGTGGGAGTGAGATTAGGAGGAAGATTACCTGGTTGGCTGTTCTCACAAAGAAGGGCAGAGGCACAGGGGTGTCAGCTGAGCTAGGGCATAGCTCTTCTGACATATCTGCCAGGCTATCTCGGAAGCCACCCCCTGAAATGAGAGAGATCTTAGCTGGGTACCCAAGAGCCTAGCCTCCATAGCAGGGGTTATAAGCAGGCTTCCCCAAAGCCCCTAGTACTCTATGAGGCAACAAGCAGGTATTGTGTCATCCTTCCTTAAGTCCTCACCTTGGTCAATGATGCCTTCTGCAAtgaatttacactcccaccactGGTCATAGCGCATGGGCCACCTGTAAGTGGGAGTGGATCTCTGTCATTAAGCTGGGCCAGTCTTTAGGTCAATTCATCAAGCCAGAGATTATCAGGAAAAAAGCTAACAGAGTGGTAATGATGAAGATGCCAGGAGCAGGGTATGGGTGCACAAGTTTATGTTCTCCGTGTACACTTGTGTCTCTTACCCTCAAGGCATACCTGTAGTCCAGAGGCTTTTCATACTTGTCAGAGGGCTTGAGGCCTTCATAAACCTTGGGGAATGGGGAAAGGAGAAGTACTTGTAGGGAGGTTTATGTTCAAACCTGGCTCTACACGTGTTCAAAGACCTGGCTCAGGTCCCTCTTGAACCAGCAGCCTAGGCCCTTTACTGATCCTCCCTCAGTCTAACTTAGGAGGTCCAAACCTGGGTGAAGACTGCATTCTTGCAGGCAGGGTCCCGAGAAGGACAGGCACGATGTTCCATGGCAAGGCGTCGGTTGATGTACAGGCGAGGCATGAAGCTGGGCTTGCTGCTCTCTGAGTCACGCAGGCACTGGGTCACCAGACTGGGCCGCTGGCGCGATAGCAGTAGGAACTGTTTCACTTGCTGGTGATGACAGACAGCCAGAGCAGGATCAGTGGACAGTCAGTATttgtccaagccctgggactttCCTCTACACCTGGATTCAATTCTACCATTCCAAGTCCAAGCCTAATCATTACCTGTCTTTGCCcatagtgtctgtctgtctgtctgtctccagtcctggggcttgaactcagtgcctgggtgctatccttaagctcttttgctcaaagctagtactctactattttgagccatttcactacttctggttaattggagagaagaatctcatgggcttttctgtctgggctggcttcaaaccatgatcctcagatctcagcttcctgaggagctaggattataggcatgagctgctggtgccctGCCTCAGTCCCTTCCTTAGTGCAACTACCAGGGGGAGCTTCTTAAACAAACCAATGAACAAAAATTATCTTTACTTCATAACTTTTCTTATTGCTCTACTGACCTGGGACAAAGTACCTGCCTTTCAGCTTCACCCTCAGGATCTTTGGCTAACAAATTCTGCTTTTTGCTTACTCTTCCATCCTGACCACATAGTCATCCACACTCACACGATCTGCACACTTTTCTCAGTCATATGGAGCTtctagaaatatccagagtgccCCTTCATGCATGTTGCTCTGGCTAGGGTATCATCTCTCCTCCTACTGCTTTTACATGTTCCACATATTCATTTGGGGGAATAGCCCTCATCTCTCTCAAAAATACTAAATTTTGATCACTTGTTTCTGGTTCTCTTCCCAGTTCCCAAGGTCATTAAAGATCTATCCCTAGCGTAGGTTTTAGACCTATATATTGGAAGAAGAAAACTAGATGAGCAGGAAGGGGAAGCCCACTACCTAGCCCAGTCCCAGATAGGCCAGACTCACCTTAATCTCATTGAAGGTGCCTAGAGTATGGTCCCATGCAGGTACCAGATGGTGCAGGACACTGTCTAGGATCTTGATGAATCTGAGATAGTAGGTAGAGACAACTGCATCTAAAGAGTTTGGCATAGATGTAAGATCCCTAACTTCCCAACACACTGTGGCAGATAGCAGGGTCCAGGGGCTGCTCTGATCCTTTTTGAAGCAGAATAGCTTATACTATAAGACCCTGGGACCTCCTCTGTGCTGATGCATAACActcagggatggagggaaggaaaggggcctGTAGGCCCAGGACCATAGCCACCTCTGCAGGAGAACAGCTCTGCGGTACAGTACTTCTGGATCAGTGCCTTCCAGGCGTGGGTATCGCACCAGACTGGCTGGCTGGAACAGGTCTGCATTTAGCCCTAGTTCCCGCTGTCTAGATGACTTGATCTTGACCCCTCGAAGACGAACATCAATACCATCATCTGAGGGGGAGAGGTCAGAGTAAGGTTATTTACTATACCTGCTGCCTTTTTTGGTTCCCAGACCTGGCTTTTTAATGGTCAGCTTTTTGTCATTCTTAGTTTACGATGTTTGGGATCCCAAGCAAGTATATCTGATACTGATATACTTGCTGGCTCCTCTGTCTACCTCTATACTGTTGGGATGCCTGTGGATCCCACCTTAGTTCTATAATTGTAACTTCTATCTCCCACCTGGTTTAGGCCCTAGGCTTTAAATCCTGGAGTTAGTTCAGCCTACATTGTCACCTTCCCTCCAAGTCCATCCCCTTCCTTTCACACTCAATGTCACCTGCCTCCATCCTATACCATGGGCTCCCCTATAGACTGTAAGCCCTACCTCGGCACTCCACAATACGGATCTCAATGATAGGTAGGTGAACTGTCATGTCCTCCAAGACACAGACATCTCCAATCAAGGTCCTGAggagacaggtgtgaggcacttcAGCTACCTCTTCGTTAGGCCTTGTTGAGGTCCCACCAGAATTTAAGCATCCAAGCTAGGCCTGGTCCCACTGCTAAGAGCATGCCCCATCTCCCACCCAAGGCCAGCTTGCTCACTCGTCAATGCTCACGTCACTCAGCTTCTTAAGATTGTCTCCTTCACCCCCATACACCACTACTCGCTTAGGCATAAAGTTGTCATCTGTGGTATCCACTGTGAGTAGCAGCTTCCTGAGGGGTTAGAAAACACACCTGGGTACATTTCTGTGCATCCACAGACATATGGCTCACCCACCCTGTCCTAACCAGAGCTTACTAACTTGACAATGGTGCCCTTCTTCATGGTAAGCCGTACCCAGTGCTGGCACTGAGACCCATCGCTTTCCCAGTAGGTATCTGCATTGCTGTCTGTCAGACAGGACACATTGAACTCTTCCTAGAGAGGAATAGGGAGGTGGAGTCAGAAGTTATTCTCACCTTTGCTCTGGGCATGTACTTTGGGGCCAAGGAGCATAAGAGAAAGTGGTAGAGTTGGGCTAAAAGGGCAAGCAATATAGGGTGAGTATGGGGGTAGGCTAGGAGAATGTATGGGGTTTTCTACAGCAAGATGAGCTCCAAGATGAGGAGCTAGACTGTGGGACTTTTTGGTTTGGCCCTGGTTTAGAGATGGGAGTTTTGGTTCTAGCTTTAAGGAGTGTGGCTACCCCTTGCTTCAAGCAGGAAGAATCCTAGCACCCACCGTGTAGGAGGAAACATCTATGCTCTCCACATACTGCTTCACACTACCCAGGTTCTCATCCTCCTTGCCCAGGTGGTCGTACAAGAAGTGGATCAGGTCTTCGTCGCACTCGTAGGTCCATGTTGGGGGCACATAGCTAAGTAATTCCAAGCCCTTAATTAGGGGGGGACTCAGACCTGgaactccccctccccatctcatcCCAGCGCACTCACAGTAATCTTTGTACAGCTTCCGTGTAAGCCTCTGCCGGCTGAGGCTTCGATCCCAGGCGATGAGAATAGGTCAGGTCCACCACCTGTTCCCATCTTTGAGCACAGAATGGGGAGTGGATTgttggggaggtggggaaggagcaTCAGGGGGCAGCACCACAGCCCCTTCAAGACCTAGAGCATTCTCCTGAGCTCTAGCTCCAAGCCTCTAGAAGTTCAACTCCAGCCCACTTCAGGTTTTGTCCCTTCCTGCTGTTAACCCTGGCTTCGTTCTAATAGCGCACCCCAACCCTCTGATACCAAGCCCCTCTTCGCATCAGTTGCAGGACCTGAGCACCGGCCGGTAGTCCACGCCAAagagctgctgctgccgctgGAGGTGGTCAGGAGTGTCTATGGGTACGAGgcgggccccgccctccgccgGGCGGCACACCAAAAGCCAGCCTTCATCCAACCCGCAGTCACCCAGGTGTTCTGCCAGCTGCTCCTGCAGGGACGCGCACGACGGGCACAGCCGTCAGGGAACTGCCCAGCTATTcgctcagcccagcccaggggcAAAGGGCACCAAATGCAATGTCAGCTCACTATAGGGCAGGGAAAGGGGACAGCCAGGAACGTCCCTGGGCTCCAGGGTCTCCGGTGGGGTCCCAGAAGCTAAAGAGCGCACCTTAGTCAGCTTCACCCAGAGCCCGTGGCCGTTGCACAGCTCCTCGCCCGTGGTTCGCACGCAGGCACCGCGCCGGAGCTCGATGCTGTCCCGCGCAGCCCGCAGGGGCCCGGAGCCGGCCCCGGGCGCTGGGCCCGCGGCACCCACACGCAGCCCCAGGCCCTCTGCCTCCCACACCGGCAGCAGCACGCGCGACGGGCCCGCGGGGTCCTTGTAGAGCTTGTAGAGCACTTCCCGTGGCACGAAAGCCAGCGCTGCTGGCAGCGGCCGCCCTGCGCGGAGACTACGCGCTGCCTCGGCCAAAAAGCGTATGCGGCCCAGCAGCTGCCGCGGGGACTCCAGGGCCGCTCCCGGACCCGGGCCGGCCATGGCGAAGTAGTCGCTGAGAGGAGACCAAGGGGGCCACCCAGCGCGCGGAGCAGCGGCCCCGACTGGGAGCCCAGCTTCCCAccgcgccctgccccgccctcgCCAACCTTTACCGTATGTTTTGGATGAAGCGCACACTCAACTTCCGCCAAATAGACTACTCAGCTATTCAACGATCAAAAATCTATGTCTGTGCGTCCTCACCCCAAGAAAACCTAAGATTGGTGGATTTTATTTGATCAATTTCAATACTCATTTTCTGTTCCCATTACTActactgttctctctctctctctctctctctctctctctctctctctctctctctctctctctcacccccacacacacggtGTTAGGGtaaattagactttgccagaGAGGAGGCTACTGGGCTaacacagggtctcactgtgtcgTAGCCCAGGTTTGTCCCTCAGCTTCCCGAATACTGGACAAGTAGGTAGTAGGCTGCTACGACTGGCTCACtgctatcattcttttttttttctttctttcttttttggtcagtcgtggagctcgaaatcagggcctggacgctgtccctgagctttttagctcatgtctagcactctaccactttaagccacagcaccacttctggttttctggtggttaattggagataagagtctcatgggctttcctgcccaggctggctttgaaccttgatcctaagatctcggcctcctgagtaactaggattacagacgtgagccaccagtgcccagacactgTTATCATTTTATCTCCATTGCTACTACCCTCATTCGAATTACAACATCTAATAAACTGGGTTATTACAACAATTTTGGGGCTCCTAGGCCTCCTCTTTTTGCCTCCGTTTCCTAGTGAATCATATTACAATCATAGAAGTATTCTAAAATACATTAGGCATGTGATTGACCAAAATGTTTGGAAAAATGACCCCTTTCTTCGGTCCAGATTgtggttgtttctcttaattGATCATCCTTATCCACTTGCCGATTTGTTTCCCCATTAGATTGGCTGAGCAGTCTGCACTTCACTAAAGGCAGAGGTTGTCTTGCTCAGCACGCTATGCACCTACTACTCCTGGCTCTTAGGAGGTAATACACAGTATAACAAATTTCAGTTCCCTGTACAACCTTGTGTTATCATTCGCTGAATGCCTACTGCAAACGATTGTTACAATCATTAGGAGAGTGGGTGTGAAGAGTCTTAGGCTAAGCCCTTGGGATTCCTAGACTGTTCCACGAGAACGAATTCTGCGTGCCACTTTACAATGTAGTTATAACGAAGTTATTTCTGCGGAGCAACAAAGCGCCTCAACACTGGACTTTACGGTGAAAAAGCCAGGGTCCTACCGGCAACAGCGAGGACAGCCCCAGAGCTGTCACTGGAGCCGCATCACGTGACTTCCAACATGGCGCTGCCCACGGATCAAGCCAGGAAGGGGCGGAGTCtgggctggcgggggcgggggggggaggggaggagggcaggcttAAAAGCCTGGAACTGTCGTCGCAGTTACATTTTACCATGGAGGCGAACGGGTCCGGGTGAGTTCTCCAAGCGCGGTGAAGCTAGCAGGATTTCTTCTGCTTTCACTCTTCCAATTTAGGAGTCTCCCCCGTTTTCGTGGAGATCTCGCAGTATAAATAAGCCTGTCGCTGGAATCCCGAATCTTCCAATCGTGGATTCCCGGGACCCTCACTCATTCCGGGGACTGCCCTGCTGGATTGCGATCCCTAGACATTCGTTCGTGGGATTCCCCAGAAAGTCTAAGTAACATCTATATTCCGGGACGGGCAACTCTGGTTCCTGTTTGAGGTTCGCTAGTATAGCGGCCCGGTTTCTCcccaattatttttattggtcTCTCATCTCTTCTCCTCCCCGTCAGGGCCCCGAGTCCCTCCAGTTTGGGATAAGGGAAGAGGCCCCTTCTATTCTAGTTTTGTGCACCACTTGCCTGATAGAGAGGAggcagagggggtggggagccaCCGCTTGAGAGCTGGTCTGGAGGAGGTAGATAGcggtcctagactgaatctgccaCAAGAACTCGCGCCTTTCCAAACCCCCAGCCTAGCGtactgacccttatctttacccCCACCCGCACCTGATCGCCAGACCCCAGTGTTTTCCTGAGCTGAAGAATGACACATTCCTGCGAGCAGCCTGGGGAGAAGAAACAGACTACACTCCCGTTTGGTGCATGCGGCAGGCAGGCCGTTACCTACCAGGTCAGGGGTTACACCTCAAAGTCTAGGTAAAATGCTGGAGGGTGAAAAGTTTTCCAGAGGCAGGCAAGGGCTTTGAAAGGCCTCAAGCTTGAGCTCTGTCTCCTCCTTGGTCTGCAGAATTTAGGGAAACCAGGGCTAACCAGGACTTCTTCAGCACCTGTCGCTCTCCTGAGGCCTGCTGTGAACTGACTCTGCAGGTGAGAGGTTTACAGAAGTGCGGGGAGGGTAGGGATTTATTCCTTCAGCTTGTCATCTAGAACCTGTTTCCTATTCCCTACAGCCATTGCAACGATTCCCTCTGGATGCTGCCATAATTTTCTCCGACATTCTTGTTGTACCTCAGGTATGTACTCAAACATGATCCtggaatgagttttttttttttttttttaaggggctgggcactggtggtttatgactataatcctagctacttaggagctgaggtttgaggatcatagttcaaagccagccctggcaggaaagtctgtgagacacttatctacaattaaccaccagaaaattggaagtggcactgtggctcaaagtgttagcgcaccagccttgaagaaaagagctgaaggacattgcccaggccctgagttcaagccccatgaactaccaaaaaaaaaaaaaaaagcactttctTGGAAATCCTAGCTGTCCTaccaaagattaagaaaaatgagcagTTTATTGTAACTGAAGAGAGGGAAAAACTAAGGTTGAAAACGATAGGGGTTAAGAGTtttattctccatttttttcctggcATGTGTTGAACAGAACCCTTCTTCCTGGAGTTCCAGATTGGGGACTCAGGTGTTTTATTCCTTTTCAGGCACTGGGCATGGAAGTGACCATGGTACCTGGCAAAGGACCCAGCTTCCCAGAGCCATTAAGAG
Encoded here:
- the Hectd3 gene encoding E3 ubiquitin-protein ligase HECTD3 isoform X2 codes for the protein MAGPGPGAALESPRQLLGRIRFLAEAARSLRAGRPLPAALAFVPREVLYKLYKDPAGPSRVLLPVWEAEGLGLRVGAAGPAPGAGSGPLRAARDSIELRRGACVRTTGEELCNGHGLWVKLTKEQLAEHLGDCGLDEGWLLVCRPAEGGARLVPIDTPDHLQRQQQLFGVDYRPVLRWEQVVDLTYSHRLGSKPQPAEAYTEAVQRLLYVPPTWTYECDEDLIHFLYDHLGKEDENLGSVKQYVESIDVSSYTEEFNVSCLTDSNADTYWESDGSQCQHWVRLTMKKGTIVKKLLLTVDTTDDNFMPKRVVVYGGEGDNLKKLSDVSIDETLIGDVCVLEDMTVHLPIIEIRIVECRDDGIDVRLRGVKIKSSRQRELGLNADLFQPASLVRYPRLEGTDPEVLYRRAVLLQRFIKILDSVLHHLVPAWDHTLGTFNEIKQVKQFLLLSRQRPSLVTQCLRDSESSKPSFMPRLYINRRLAMEHRACPSRDPACKNAVFTQVYEGLKPSDKYEKPLDYRWPMRYDQWWECKFIAEGIIDQGGGFRDSLADMSEELCPSSADTPVPLPFFVRTANQGNGTGEARDMYVPNPSCRDFAKYEWIGQLMGAALRGKEFLVLALPGFVWKQLSGEEVSWSKDFPAVDSVLVKLLEVMEGMDKETFEFKFGKELTFTTVLSDQQVAAMQAGLLKVVPQAVLDLLTWQELEKKVCGDPEVTVDALRKLTRFEDFEPSDTRVQYFWEALNNFTNEDRSRFLRFVTGRSRLPARIYIYPDKLGYETTDALPESSTCSSTLFLPHYVSAKVCEEKLRYAAYNCVAIDTDMSPWEE
- the Hectd3 gene encoding E3 ubiquitin-protein ligase HECTD3 isoform X1 encodes the protein MAGPGPGAALESPRQLLGRIRFLAEAARSLRAGRPLPAALAFVPREVLYKLYKDPAGPSRVLLPVWEAEGLGLRVGAAGPAPGAGSGPLRAARDSIELRRGACVRTTGEELCNGHGLWVKLTKEQLAEHLGDCGLDEGWLLVCRPAEGGARLVPIDTPDHLQRQQQLFGVDYRPVLRWEQVVDLTYSHRLGSKPQPAEAYTEAVQRLLYVPPTWTYECDEDLIHFLYDHLGKEDENLGSVKQYVESIDVSSYTEEFNVSCLTDSNADTYWESDGSQCQHWVRLTMKKGTIVKKLLLTVDTTDDNFMPKRVVVYGGEGDNLKKLSDVSIDETLIGDVCVLEDMTVHLPIIEIRIVECRDDGIDVRLRGVKIKSSRQRELGLNADLFQPASLVRYPRLEGTDPEVLYRRAVLLQRFIKILDSVLHHLVPAWDHTLGTFNEIKQVKQFLLLSRQRPSLVTQCLRDSESSKPSFMPRLYINRRLAMEHRACPSRDPACKNAVFTQVYEGLKPSDKYEKPLDYRWPMRYDQWWECKFIAEGIIDQGGGFRDSLADMSEELCPSSADTPVPLPFFVRTANQGNGTGEARDMYVPNPSCRDFAKYEWIGQLMGAALRGKEFLVLALPGFVWKQLSGEEVSWSKDFPAVDSVLVKLLEVMEGMDKETFEFKFGKELTFTTVLSDQQVVELIPGGTGIVVGYEDRSRFIQLVQKARLEESKEQVAAMQAGLLKVVPQAVLDLLTWQELEKKVCGDPEVTVDALRKLTRFEDFEPSDTRVQYFWEALNNFTNEDRSRFLRFVTGRSRLPARIYIYPDKLGYETTDALPESSTCSSTLFLPHYVSAKVCEEKLRYAAYNCVAIDTDMSPWEE